Proteins found in one Plasmodium sp. gorilla clade G2 genome assembly, chromosome: 14 genomic segment:
- a CDS encoding eukaryotic initiation factor 2alpha kinase 1, with product MTSEDKTALSAENILNDIYIITINKNIEIDIIQEGLLRKVMDEEESNSILFLEDSSFSKNDIAILNVHIKFEDGKNKCNHYELKYVDINVTIDFCQKVCKYSIEKSNIHKCYYFKMMNKINYITEQKKMNFKDSILYLYNTINDKNFFKCPCSLNDNKNIQLNNILNDQQQKKKKKNLYDKNVLVTNNLTNIMLNQVQQQKIKKQTFFDNKNDLNDSDDEFNSAHSSLIKINKLLNVKENNIYQNIKGDVCEKYLHQNEDNKREKDNMENNIIVKDKKDILNNIINEQRNEDYINNIEVLNKHINNNENNIFEDDMSLYSLDEKTSEQIDNKNHFINIDKRQDDISNFIQMEENINNHINDNINKMVRKKKYVKENRVLEDEKYIQDDKKKKRFYKNVNDNIPLTVQLSNKGNEICKEIIEMNSRYYRDFYEEKILGCGGFGYVMKVKNKRFNITYALKIIRLSNSKNTTQTNNKHINEKDNNSYIMEEAIMIAKLQHENIVRYYDAWVEENVDFFLHKELQNDFKNIKIKVKSEKIKSEKIKSEEIKNDEIKNEKIKNDEIKNEKTKDSYIEEIKYFWNQYKKSKDPSVNDKYLYILMEYCPGKTLREAIDCGFIYRNEKLIWELIKQILKGISYIHDMKIMHRDIKPSNIFLQITDNILIAKIGDFGLTTRIGDTQINPSAGTIHYISPEQLNGEPFNEKADIFSLGVVFFEMFHEPFSTSMERSITLSNLLKGIYPEYMKADNKKFHFLSSLLAINPQERCCAYNLLHESVLFTFEKDFTDIYNLIDNKRNCEEVHTIISTLFDKFEYLNSDKILKKEDFSTFQNAKIFTDDLEMRKKQKIIKKKILISLKKRGAIFILTPIILLHKYYIHLENIYIEDYIIYYNINKKKENKITNIYINTNKNKNMDNLIYMLDIYGNSITLRNSFFLSFAEYIYDSIDSYNKYNEDNLFYKFYTYGYTYKNQILKSNKHLKKDTINNNINTTTNITTNNTITTSNNINNNNNNMSNSMYNNVGNYMSNNMNNHMINNNPFYFYNIYPDENEKMFYCILSSSKNVFGNEELNYLSIFANADIMVSIYTLYNHINYFNNKLLFVWSYIDLLEVILKECLDIPSDISYHLSIDLKKNSTLLVNKSFVMSLLQKYKIKDMNKISDHILNLFYIKCESNKVDDYLNNIYNFVDDLLNKKFSLQYKKSTSITHKEVPYVRSRSNNISTSTSKIIKNDIQKNVSIKEKDNQNDNEKKKMHVYSILDRIKKINNFICTNTIINNTCFDLFLNYEESIFCNEVIFYVICESKNKEIIAYGGRFDEIIRNMANEIKYKNEDNYKNDYNYVKGIYNNNNNNNNIINIKAYGVEIYLDKIYSKVIESNEKISIHLQYNPSTDKSQLFKNFVTSCQQNDFACTSHIIQQPLLNDDYLNYSSTKVLIQVYEISNLLIAYDLSKKLLTKNISSYTHLSINNANIKKKIKNFKPHKIQFFITIKSNNTDNSFDLFQPINFDNVVYKIVNYDDQDCNFMNQQELINYLIKFF from the exons ATGACAAGTGAAGACAAGACAGCACTAAGTGctgaaaatatattgaatgatatatatatcattaccataaataaaaatattgagaTCGATATTATTCAAGAAGG GTTACTTCGAAAAGTTATGGATGAAGAAGAATCGAATagcatattatttttagagGATAGCAgtttttcaaaaaatgatatagCCATACTTAATGTACACATAAAATTTGAAGATGGAAAGAATAAATGTAACCATTATGAACTTAAATATGTAGATATTAATGTTACCATAGATTTTTGTCAGAAGGTATGTAAATATAGTATTGAAAAGtctaatatacataaatgttattattttaaaatgatgaataaaataaattatattactgaacaaaaaaaaatgaattttaaagatagtattttatatttgtataacacaataaatgataaaaactTTTTTAAATGCCCATGTtcattaaatgataataaaaacatacaATTAAACAATATACTGAATGatcaacaacaaaaaaaaaaaaaaaaaaatttatatgataaaaatgttcTTGTCACGAATAatttaacaaatataatGTTGAATCAAGTTCAACAACAAAAGATCAAGAAACAGactttttttgataataaaaatgatttaaatGATAGTGATGATGAATTTAATAGTGCACATTCTTcacttataaaaattaataaattacttaatgtaaaggaaaataatatatatcaaaacaTCAAAGGAGATGTATGCGAAAAGTACTTACATCAAAATGAAGATAACAAAAGAGAAAAGGATAACatggaaaataatattattgtaaaagataaaaaagatatactgaataatataataaatgaacaaaGGAATGAAGactatataaataacatagaagtattaaataaacatattaacaataatgagaataatatttttgaggATGACATGTCATTATATTCTTTAGATGAAAAAACAAGCGAACaaattgataataaaaatcattTCATAAATATAGACAAACGACAAGATGATATATCAAATTTTATTCAAatggaagaaaatataaataatcatattaatgataatataaataagatggttagaaaaaaaaaatatgtcaAAGAAAATAGAGTATTAgaagatgaaaaatatatacaagatgataaaaaaaaaaaacggttctataaaaatgtaaatgataatattccTTTAACTGTGCAGTTATCAAATAAAGGTAATGAAATATGTAAAGAAATTATCGAAATGAATTCAAGATATTATCGAGATTTTTATGAAGAGAAAATATTAGGTTGTGGTGGTTTTGGATATGTAATgaaagtaaaaaataaaagatttaatataacatatgcattaaaaattataagattAAGCAATAGTAAAAATACGAcacaaacaaataataaacatataaatgaaaaggaTAATAATAGTTATATTATGGAAGAAGCCATAATGATTGCAAAGTTGCAACATGAAAATATTGTAAGATATTATGATGCTTGGGTTGAAGAAAATGTAGATTTTTTCTTACATAAAGAATTACAAAATgatttcaaaaatattaaaataaaagtaaaaagtgaaaaaataaaaagtgaaaaaataaaaagtgaagaaataaaaaatgatgaaataaaaaatgaaaaaataaaaaatgatgaaataaaaaatgaaaaaacaaaagattCTTATATAGAAGAAATCAAATATTTTTGGAATCAATATAAAAAGAGTAAAGATCCAAGTGTAAAtgacaaatatttatatatattgatggAATATTGTCCAGGTAAAACACTAAGAGAAGCTATTGATTGTGggtttatatatagaaatgaaaaattaatatgggaattaataaaacaaatattaaaaggtatatcatatattcatGATATGAAAATTATGCATAGAGATATTAAAccttcaaatatatttttacaaataactgataatattttaattgcGAAAATAGGAGATTTTGGTTTGACCACAAGAATTGGTGATACACAAATTAATCCATCAGCTGGAACAATACATTATATTTCACCTGAACAATTAAATGGAGAACCATTTAATGAAAAAGcagatatattttctttaggtgttgttttttttgaaatgttTCATGAACCATTTTCTACATCAATGGAAAGATCTATTACTTTatcaaatttattaaaaggtATATATCCAGAATATATGAAAgctgataataaaaaatttcacTTTTTATCAAGTTTGTTAGCTATTAACCCACAAGAAAGATGTTGTgcttataatttattacacGAAAGTGTACTTTTTACCTTTGAAAAAGATTTTACAGATATTTATAACCTAAtagataataaaagaaattgtGAAGAAGTTCATACTATAATAAGTACACTATTTGATAAATTCGAATATTTAAATTcagataaaattttaaaaaaagaagactTTTCAACTTTTCAAAATGCTAAAATATTTACAGATGATTTAGAAATGaggaaaaaacaaaaaattataaaaaagaaaattttaatatctttaaaaaaaagaggtGCTATATTTATACTTACACCTATTATCTtgttacataaatattatattcatttggaaaatatatatatagaagattatattatttattacaatataaataaaaaaaaagaaaataaaattactaatatatatatcaatactaataaaaataaaaatatggataatttaatatatatgttagatatatatggaaattCCATAACTTTGAGAAATTCCTTTTTCTTATCATTTgcagaatatatatatgacagTATCGattcttataataaatataatgaggataatttattttataaattttatacttatggatatacatataaaaatcaaatattaaaaagtaataaaCACTTAAAAAAGGATaccattaataataatattaatacaacAACAAATATTACTACTAATAATACTATTACTacatcaaataatattaataataataataataatatgtctaATAGTATGTATAATAATGTGGGTAATTATATgagtaataatatgaacaatcatatgattaataataatcctttttatttttataatatttatccaGATGAAAATGAGAAAATGTTCTATTGCATTTTATCAAGTTCAAAAAATGTTTTTGGTAATGAAGAATTAAATTATCTATCCATATTTGCAAATGCAGATATTATGGtatctatatatacattatataatcatataaattattttaataataaattgttATTTGTATGGTCATATATTGATTTGTTAGAagtaatattaaaagaatgcTTAGATATACCAAGTGATATATCATACCATTTAAGTattgatttaaaaaaaaattctacaTTATTAGTCAACAAATCTTTTGTAATGTCtttattacaaaaatataaaataaaggatatgaataaaatatctGATCATATattgaatttattttatataaaatgtgaAAGCAATAAGGTAGATGATTAtttaaacaatatatataatttcgtTGATGAtttgttaaataaaaaattttctcttcaatataaaaaaagtactTCTATAACTCATAAGGAAGTACCATACGTAAGAAGTAgaagtaataatatttcaacAAGTAcatcaaaaataataaaaaatgatattcaaaaaaatgtaagtataaaagaaaaagataatcaaaatgataatgaaaaaaagaaaatgcaTGTATATTCTATTTTAGACAGAATAAAAAagattaataattttatatgtaccaatacaataataaacaatacatgttttgatttatttttaaattatgaagAAAGCATATTTTGTAATGAagtaattttttatgttatatgtGAAAGTAAAAATAAGGAAATAATAGCATATGGAGGTAGGTTTGATgaaattataagaaatatggcaaatgaaataaaatacaaaaatgaagataattataaaaatgattataattatgttaaaggtatatataataataataataataataataatataattaatattaaagcATATGGTGTAGAAATTTATTTAGATAAAATTTATTCAAAAGTAATCGAAtctaatgaaaaaatatctaTTCATTTACAATATAATCCTTCTACAGATAAATCACAACTTTTCAAAAACTTTGTTACATCTTGTCAACAAAATGATTTTGCATGTACAAGTCATATAATCCAACAACcattattaaatgatgattatttaaattattcgtCTACAAAAGTTTTAATACAAGTATATGAAATTTCAAATCTATTAATAGCATATGATTTATCAAAAAAGTTATTAACCaaaaatatatcttcttATACACACTTGTCAATTAATAATgctaatattaaaaaaaaaatcaaaaatttTAAACCTCACAAAattcaattttttattaccatAAAATCGAATAATACAGATAATTCGTTTGACCTATTCCAACCAATCAACTTTGATAATGTAGTTTACAAAATTGTTAATTATGATGACCAGGATTGTAATTTTATGAACCAACAAGAGTTAATAAACTActtaattaaatttttctaa
- a CDS encoding fructose-bisphosphate aldolase — protein MAHCTEYMNAPKKLPADVAEELATTAQKLVQAGKGILAADESTQTIKKRFDNIKLENTIENRASYRDLLFGTKGLGKFISGAILFEETLFQKNEAGVPMVNLLHNENIIPGIKVDKGLVNIPCTDEEKSTQGLDGLAERCKEYYKAGARFAKWRTVLVIDTAKGKPTDLSIQETAWGLARYASICQQNRLVPIVEPEILADGPHTIEVCAVVTQKVLSCVFKALQEQGVLLEGALLKPNMVTAGYECTAKTTTQDVGFLTVRTLRRTVPPALPGVVFLSGGQSEEEASVNLNSINALGPHPWALTFSYGRALQASVLNTWQGKKENVAKAREVLLQRAEANSLATYGKYKGGAGGENAGASLYEKKYVY, from the exons atg GCTCACTGCACTGAATATATGAATGCCCCAAAAAAATTACCAGCAGATGTTGCCGAAGAATTAGCAACAACCGCCCAAAAGCTTGTTCAAGCAGGAAAGGGAATTTTAGCTGCTGATGAATCAACACAAACCATTAAGAAAAGATTCGATAACATCAAATTAGAGAACACAATTGAAAACAGAGCTAGCTACAGAGATTTATTATTTGGAACTAAAGGATTAGGAAAATTTATTTCAGGAGCAATTTTATTTGAAGAAACATTATTTCAAAAGAATGAAGCAGGTGTACCAATGGTTAATTTATTAcacaatgaaaatattattccaGGTATTAAAGTCGATAAAGGTTTAGTTAACATTCCATGTACCGATGAAGAAAAATCAACTCAAGGTTTAGATGGATTAGCAGAAAGATgcaaagaatattataaagcTGGTGCAAGATTTGCTAAATGGAGAACAGTTTTAGTTATTGATACAGCCAAAGGAAAACCAACTGACTTATCAATTCAAGAAACTGCATGGGGATTAGCTAGATATGCATCTATCTGTCAGCAAAATAGATTAGTTCCAATTGTTGAACCTGAAATTTTAGCTGATGGACCACACACAATTGAAGTTTGTGCAGTTGTAACACAAAAAGTTTTATCATGTGTATTTAAAGCTTTACAAGAACAAGGTGTATTATTAGAAGGTGCATTGTTAAAACCAAACATGGTCACTGCTGGTTATGAATGTACTGCTAAAACCACTACTCAAGATGTTGGTTTCTTAACTGTAAGAACCTTAAGGAGAACTGTACCACCAGCTTTACCAGGTGTTGTATTTTTATCTGGAGGACAATCTGAAGAAGAAGCTTCTGTTAATTTAAATTCAATCAACGCTTTGGGTCCACACCCATGGGCTTTAACCTTCTCATACGGTAGAGCCTTACAAGCTTCAGTATTGAACACATGGCAaggaaagaaagaaaatgtTGCAAAGGCAAGAGAAGTTTTATTACAAAGAGCTGAAGCCAACTCATTAGCAACTTATGGTAAATACAAAGGAGGTGCAGGTGGTGAAAATGCAGGTGCTTcattatatgaaaagaaGTATGTCTATTAA